A window of Candidatus Dojkabacteria bacterium contains these coding sequences:
- a CDS encoding glycosyltransferase yields the protein MAEQNNRVDISFIFPTRNEGASVAKVLDEIVQVMEQIGKSYEVIMIDSPSGNPSFATLKEYADRYPNFYALELTYNRPAGSDKSAKYMVGFELARGEIIVQIDSDGQDNPADLPKFLEKLDEGYEMVTGFKQKRKDGKIYMLTSKISNTLTRMLTGVTVHDMNCGFKAYRGYVAKELNLKGRSYRFIPALLGAKGYKIAEVPIENRKRSTGKSNFSFVNRLQGGVFDMTTVVMLNKMGETPIYVYGWLSLIFLSVMAVSLISSIVLKVTDKIDLYWGVVLIAIAASMGMLTVITYLIGLTVEYQRQNNVEPLERYGIKQAYPEIPYRQK from the coding sequence ATGGCAGAGCAAAATAATCGAGTAGATATATCGTTTATATTCCCTACAAGAAATGAAGGCGCTAGTGTCGCCAAAGTTCTCGACGAGATAGTGCAGGTAATGGAGCAGATAGGTAAGAGCTACGAGGTTATCATGATCGACTCACCATCTGGCAACCCATCATTCGCTACATTGAAGGAGTATGCCGACCGCTACCCAAATTTCTATGCACTAGAGCTAACCTACAATCGTCCAGCAGGTAGTGACAAATCAGCCAAGTATATGGTCGGGTTTGAGTTGGCGAGAGGTGAAATAATTGTGCAGATTGATTCGGATGGTCAAGATAATCCAGCAGACTTGCCAAAGTTCCTCGAGAAGCTAGACGAGGGATATGAGATGGTAACCGGCTTCAAGCAGAAGCGCAAAGATGGAAAGATTTACATGCTTACCTCGAAGATAAGCAACACCCTTACCCGAATGTTGACCGGTGTCACTGTGCACGACATGAACTGCGGATTTAAGGCATATCGAGGGTATGTTGCGAAAGAGCTCAATCTAAAAGGTCGATCATATAGATTTATACCTGCTCTGCTTGGTGCCAAGGGATATAAAATAGCCGAGGTCCCAATTGAGAATCGAAAACGTAGCACTGGCAAAAGCAATTTCAGCTTCGTTAATAGATTGCAGGGTGGTGTGTTTGATATGACGACTGTTGTAATGCTTAACAAGATGGGGGAGACTCCTATCTATGTGTATGGCTGGCTATCACTGATATTCTTGTCGGTGATGGCTGTATCGCTAATCTCTAGCATCGTGCTGAAAGTTACAGATAAGATAGATCTCTACTGGGGGGTGGTTCTGATCGCAATAGCGGCATCGATGGGGATGTTGACAGTGATTACATATCTGATCGGGCTTACAGTTGAGTATCAACGACAAAACAACGTTGAGCCTCTCGAAAGGTATGGGATAAAGCAGGCATACCCAGAGATTCCATACAGGCAGAAGTAA
- a CDS encoding DUF2200 domain-containing protein: MNKAQMDAQRDKIYPMIFSGVYPFYIAKAEKKGRTKAEVDQIILWLTGYSQKQLDSQLDKQVDIKTFIEDAPKMNPSRDLIKGVICGVRVEEIEDPVVQGIRYLDKLIDELAKGREMEKILRA, translated from the coding sequence ATGAATAAGGCACAAATGGATGCACAGAGAGATAAAATCTACCCTATGATCTTCTCCGGTGTCTACCCGTTCTATATCGCCAAGGCAGAGAAAAAAGGCCGAACCAAAGCCGAGGTCGACCAGATCATCCTCTGGCTGACAGGATACAGCCAGAAGCAGTTAGATTCACAGCTGGACAAGCAGGTTGATATCAAGACATTCATCGAAGATGCACCGAAGATGAATCCCTCACGAGACCTGATCAAGGGTGTTATCTGCGGTGTACGCGTCGAAGAGATAGAAGATCCGGTTGTGCAAGGGATTCGCTATCTTGATAAGCTTATTGATGAGCTTGCGAAGGGCAGGGAGATGGAGAAGATATTGCGAGCCTAA
- a CDS encoding DUF1801 domain-containing protein codes for MEKKTAPARDIDEYIKRFSPSIQEKLQKIRDTVAKRCPEAIEVISYQMPAFKYKGRILIYFAAWSDHVGVYGISSDIKAPFMDELKKYKASKGTFSFSFDEPIPYELIDAYVEYKMENSQTGKGY; via the coding sequence ATGGAAAAGAAAACCGCTCCAGCAAGAGATATTGATGAATATATCAAACGATTCTCGCCGAGTATTCAGGAAAAGCTCCAGAAAATAAGAGATACTGTTGCAAAACGCTGTCCAGAGGCCATCGAAGTGATCAGCTACCAAATGCCTGCATTCAAGTATAAAGGCCGGATTTTGATCTATTTTGCCGCTTGGAGTGACCACGTAGGCGTTTACGGCATTTCTTCGGATATCAAAGCGCCTTTCATGGATGAATTGAAGAAATATAAGGCTTCCAAAGGCACTTTTAGCTTTTCGTTTGATGAGCCGATTCCATATGAGCTTATCGACGCATATGTCGAGTATAAGATGGAGAATTCTCAGACAGGCAAAGGCTATTAG
- a CDS encoding SRPBCC domain-containing protein — protein MQKLHYSISINAPVQKVWDTMLQDATYRQWTAAFNPGSYYQGSWDKGAKMLFLGPDPMGGEEGGMVSRIADNRPNEFISIEHLGLVKGGVEDTTSEEAKKWAPAYENYTFTEQEGVTTVNVEMDSLEEHAEMFNDMWPKGLQKLKEMAESN, from the coding sequence ATGCAAAAGCTGCATTACTCTATTTCTATCAACGCCCCAGTTCAGAAAGTCTGGGACACCATGCTGCAGGATGCAACTTATAGGCAATGGACAGCTGCATTCAATCCAGGGTCATATTATCAAGGGAGTTGGGATAAAGGCGCGAAAATGCTATTTCTTGGACCAGATCCTATGGGCGGCGAAGAAGGTGGAATGGTGAGCAGGATTGCTGATAACCGTCCAAACGAATTTATCTCAATTGAGCATCTTGGTCTAGTTAAAGGTGGTGTTGAAGATACTACCAGTGAGGAAGCGAAGAAATGGGCACCTGCTTACGAGAACTACACTTTCACTGAACAGGAAGGCGTCACAACTGTAAACGTAGAGATGGATAGCTTAGAGGAACATGCTGAGATGTTTAACGATATGTGGCCAAAAGGGCTTCAAAAGCTGAAAGAAATGGCTGAAAGCAATTAA
- a CDS encoding YtxH domain-containing protein, with protein MGKNAGATFLKGALVGAVAGATAGILFAPKSGKETREDIKKAAAKLSKEAQEFYVNARTMLEKKMKALEKLGKSIDKEKYMALVEEVMAELKKNKTIDPKVASEVGQQLGADWTKLQKALKA; from the coding sequence ATGGGAAAGAATGCAGGAGCGACATTTCTAAAAGGTGCACTCGTAGGTGCAGTAGCTGGCGCAACAGCCGGAATACTCTTTGCCCCTAAATCAGGTAAAGAGACACGTGAAGATATTAAAAAGGCAGCTGCAAAGCTGAGCAAAGAGGCTCAAGAGTTTTATGTAAATGCTAGAACCATGCTTGAGAAGAAGATGAAAGCACTTGAGAAGCTTGGAAAGAGCATCGATAAGGAGAAGTATATGGCTCTCGTAGAAGAGGTAATGGCAGAGCTTAAGAAGAACAAGACTATTGATCCTAAAGTAGCTTCAGAGGTTGGACAGCAGCTTGGCGCTGACTGGACAAAGCTCCAAAAGGCATTGAAGGCTTAA
- a CDS encoding glycosyltransferase family 39 protein, translating to MNYKISKKLNRILPTGWSQKFWVYIYPIIIAIAFVSIAFSAVQTKSATVDEKFHLVRGVMLLETGDLRINQHHPYLFNLIHALPTLLDKDIVNPPTDSELWDQALKDELAFEHVELNGGVIEYTKNVLAGPRLLATIITGFFLIAFYWLLRRELGVFIAATATFLLAFSPTLLAHGPLVTTDAPAMITIFLSSWYLYLWIKYSRKDYLIAFVVFAFVALLTKYNAVMLGPIWAAFLLIGFYAKPDAAKRLELKRLMIAAGKVLLVCIVWAVALTFAYKLQFATIYDMAYGRVTSEQQILAEISPEDPPIVQDIKELVYLKIKFPFPQYVHGFLDNVIFHNEVGHDAYLLGESSNFGWWYYFPISFAIKETLPTLFLTIVAFALATYFLFAQWKLGKGIKTQSFVLIMVPALLFALSVSSSLNLGIRHLLPIYPFLFLLIGAMLYEVAKRVRIKYLLTAMMAISFISVLLAYPNYISYFNESIPSRSDGYLYLRSSSYDWEQDLIVQQEYIDTIHDRKIFLKAEDIDGEGLLVQRKVNFFKNYNLIESNRLKVLRMLYENGELETYKEVGDTLIVFEVDSFEIDSLIPKMQIWEADKLSAAQ from the coding sequence ATGAACTACAAAATCAGTAAGAAATTAAATAGAATACTCCCAACAGGCTGGTCACAAAAATTTTGGGTTTACATCTACCCTATTATTATCGCAATTGCCTTCGTTTCAATAGCGTTTTCCGCTGTTCAGACAAAATCTGCCACGGTCGATGAGAAATTCCACCTAGTTCGCGGTGTGATGCTTCTTGAGACAGGTGATCTCCGAATAAATCAGCACCACCCATACCTTTTCAACCTGATACATGCGTTGCCAACACTCCTCGACAAAGATATTGTGAACCCTCCAACCGACTCTGAATTGTGGGATCAGGCTTTGAAAGATGAATTGGCATTCGAACACGTCGAGCTAAACGGAGGGGTGATCGAATACACTAAAAATGTGTTGGCGGGTCCTCGTTTACTTGCCACGATAATTACCGGATTTTTTCTTATCGCTTTCTACTGGCTCTTGCGCAGGGAGCTTGGGGTATTTATAGCGGCTACAGCGACGTTTCTGCTTGCATTCAGCCCAACCTTGCTTGCACACGGCCCGTTAGTCACAACTGACGCCCCAGCGATGATTACAATATTCCTGTCGAGTTGGTATCTATACCTTTGGATCAAGTACTCCAGAAAAGATTATCTCATCGCGTTTGTCGTATTCGCATTTGTGGCACTACTGACTAAATATAATGCCGTCATGCTGGGGCCAATCTGGGCTGCATTTCTACTCATCGGTTTCTATGCAAAACCTGATGCTGCAAAGCGACTGGAGCTGAAGCGCCTCATGATTGCTGCAGGTAAGGTACTACTAGTATGCATAGTATGGGCAGTAGCGCTTACCTTTGCTTACAAGCTGCAGTTTGCAACTATATATGACATGGCGTATGGCCGAGTCACCAGTGAGCAGCAAATCCTTGCTGAGATATCTCCTGAAGATCCACCGATCGTTCAAGATATCAAGGAGCTCGTATATCTTAAAATCAAGTTCCCGTTCCCACAATATGTTCATGGATTCCTTGATAATGTGATCTTCCACAATGAGGTTGGACACGATGCATACCTTCTTGGTGAATCCAGCAACTTTGGTTGGTGGTACTATTTTCCAATATCTTTCGCAATTAAGGAGACTTTGCCAACACTGTTCCTGACAATCGTAGCTTTTGCGCTTGCTACATATTTTCTATTTGCGCAGTGGAAATTGGGCAAAGGCATTAAGACCCAGTCATTCGTTCTGATAATGGTTCCAGCGCTTTTATTCGCTTTGTCGGTCAGCAGCTCACTCAACCTAGGCATAAGGCATCTACTTCCTATCTATCCATTCCTATTCTTACTTATTGGTGCAATGCTGTATGAAGTCGCTAAAAGAGTGCGAATTAAATATCTGCTAACTGCTATGATGGCGATCTCCTTCATTTCAGTACTTCTAGCCTACCCGAACTATATATCATATTTTAACGAGAGCATCCCAAGCAGAAGCGATGGCTATCTTTACCTCAGGAGCAGTAGCTACGACTGGGAGCAGGACCTGATCGTACAGCAGGAGTATATCGATACTATCCACGACAGGAAGATCTTTCTAAAAGCCGAAGATATAGATGGCGAGGGTCTATTGGTGCAACGCAAGGTAAACTTCTTCAAGAACTATAACCTGATTGAATCCAATAGATTGAAGGTACTAAGGATGCTTTATGAGAATGGGGAGCTTGAGACATATAAAGAGGTTGGTGACACACTTATTGTGTTTGAAGTAGACTCATTTGAGATTGACTCGCTAATACCGAAGATGCAGATCTGGGAAGCGGACAAGCTTTCAGCTGCACAGTAA
- a CDS encoding ribonuclease HII yields MRGAIQYPDTELERRLWSSGFKTVVGLDEAGRGPWAGPVTAGAVIIGDDTQIVSSVRDSKKMSFKQREEAFEEIKESCVGWGIGEISSTEIDRVGIQKAVLMAMFSAIKQAEEMVGVRADYLIVDGKNVLLLAGYKMEKMNKGDANHYSIAAASVLAKVHRDRVMKQYAEKYPLYGFDSHMGYGTAAHRAALQAYGPTEIHRKTYKPVAALI; encoded by the coding sequence ATGCGAGGCGCCATCCAATACCCAGATACAGAATTAGAACGTAGGCTATGGAGCTCAGGCTTCAAAACTGTCGTTGGCCTTGATGAGGCGGGTCGTGGTCCTTGGGCTGGGCCAGTCACTGCAGGGGCGGTGATAATTGGCGATGACACCCAGATTGTAAGTAGTGTAAGAGATAGCAAGAAGATGAGCTTCAAGCAGAGAGAGGAGGCTTTCGAGGAGATAAAGGAGAGCTGTGTCGGGTGGGGGATTGGCGAAATATCCTCAACAGAGATAGATAGGGTTGGCATACAGAAAGCAGTGCTTATGGCTATGTTCTCGGCAATCAAGCAGGCAGAAGAGATGGTTGGAGTGCGTGCCGATTACTTAATTGTCGATGGTAAGAATGTGCTGCTTCTAGCCGGATATAAGATGGAAAAGATGAATAAAGGCGATGCAAACCATTACTCGATTGCCGCAGCCTCAGTACTGGCTAAGGTACATAGAGATCGAGTAATGAAGCAGTATGCCGAAAAATATCCGCTGTATGGCTTTGACTCACATATGGGATATGGCACTGCTGCACATCGGGCAGCCTTGCAAGCATATGGCCCAACTGAAATTCACCGCAAAACTTATAAGCCTGTAGCAGCGCTAATTTAA
- a CDS encoding alpha/beta hydrolase: MSTILSLINEYLTIIKIKIRSYRLNSPPPHWRRGTRGDILLIHGWNETWSYLLEVGNLMNSLGYTVHTIDSIGRNHSHIYVAAQKVNDYILSNNLNDLILICHSKGGMVAKAVIDRYPAGANIKQAITIATPFNGSKWGYLRIWSLADLIPGSEFILSFNENKQNQKITSIRVRVDNHVIPFDSPILPNAHNIELPIVGHTSVLESEELMKTLERLVRPPR, from the coding sequence TTGAGTACAATCCTAAGCCTAATAAATGAATACCTCACTATCATTAAGATTAAGATCCGTTCATATAGGCTGAATTCCCCTCCCCCACACTGGCGTAGAGGAACCAGAGGCGACATCCTACTTATCCACGGCTGGAACGAAACATGGAGCTATCTACTTGAAGTAGGCAATTTAATGAACTCGCTTGGATACACGGTCCACACAATAGACAGCATAGGTCGAAACCATAGCCATATATATGTAGCAGCGCAAAAGGTTAACGACTATATACTCAGTAACAATCTTAATGATCTTATTTTAATCTGCCACAGCAAAGGTGGCATGGTGGCCAAAGCGGTAATTGACCGATATCCTGCAGGTGCCAATATCAAGCAGGCAATCACGATAGCCACACCTTTCAACGGCTCGAAGTGGGGTTATCTTCGAATATGGAGCCTCGCCGATCTTATCCCAGGATCAGAGTTCATTCTTAGTTTTAATGAAAATAAGCAGAATCAGAAGATTACTAGCATTAGGGTCAGGGTCGACAACCATGTGATTCCTTTTGACTCGCCTATTTTGCCAAATGCACACAATATAGAGCTGCCGATAGTAGGCCATACCTCTGTCTTGGAGTCGGAAGAGTTAATGAAAACTCTCGAGCGTCTGGTCCGACCACCCCGCTAA
- a CDS encoding cupin domain-containing protein, with product MKGFHSNIEEETKSNSNFRRVLYTAKNSQLVLMSLKPKEEIGMEIHQNDQFFRIESGEGKCLIDGNEYPLHDGVALVVPAGAEHNVINTSESEDLKLYTIYSPAHHKDGVVAATKEEAAAMEEEFDGVTTEA from the coding sequence ATGAAGGGTTTTCACAGTAATATTGAGGAGGAGACGAAGAGCAACTCCAACTTCAGGCGGGTACTTTACACTGCCAAAAACAGCCAGCTAGTACTTATGTCGTTGAAGCCAAAGGAAGAGATCGGTATGGAGATTCACCAGAACGACCAGTTTTTCAGAATCGAGTCCGGTGAAGGAAAGTGCCTTATCGATGGGAATGAGTATCCTCTTCATGATGGTGTTGCACTCGTCGTACCGGCAGGTGCTGAACACAACGTAATTAACACATCTGAAAGCGAAGACCTCAAGCTGTACACTATCTATTCCCCTGCACACCACAAGGATGGTGTCGTCGCGGCCACAAAAGAAGAGGCAGCAGCTATGGAAGAGGAGTTTGATGGTGTGACGACCGAGGCTTAG
- a CDS encoding lysylphosphatidylglycerol synthase transmembrane domain-containing protein yields the protein MANEKPSKFNSKKILFKSLELAIYALVIWFIYDKLGGSLARIDVWSEINYGLLILAVFVYMGHTFWNALNWHYMIKASGEDVTVISQVEVYLKSYLLRYVPGNIVGILARAIYNKQYNVPMAKSLWGWFWENIVYLALGLLLGSIALFSVGQDIFDRLEIGSEPDLLFQGLIVAVFVLTLFVILDNRVLKSLFNKFLLPKLSEKSRREFQLLDISMKDRLILLLRYAIAWGIYSISFYFILKAVGVESNYVAAISANAMAWALGYMSVITPSGAGVRETVMIFLLTASVGLSGSASVIIAVLARIVFISGEVLGFLAFFVTKFLVERLPNGRAK from the coding sequence ATGGCCAACGAGAAACCGTCCAAATTCAACTCAAAGAAAATCCTGTTTAAGAGCTTAGAGCTAGCAATATATGCTCTGGTTATCTGGTTTATCTACGATAAGCTTGGTGGAAGTCTCGCTAGAATCGATGTGTGGTCAGAGATCAATTACGGCCTGCTCATTCTGGCAGTCTTTGTCTATATGGGGCATACATTCTGGAATGCCCTCAACTGGCACTATATGATCAAGGCATCCGGTGAAGATGTAACTGTGATAAGCCAAGTCGAGGTATATTTGAAGTCATACCTATTGCGCTATGTGCCGGGAAATATCGTGGGTATACTGGCAAGGGCGATCTATAACAAGCAGTACAATGTCCCGATGGCCAAGTCGCTTTGGGGCTGGTTCTGGGAAAATATTGTGTATCTGGCATTGGGCTTACTGCTTGGGTCAATAGCGCTTTTCTCAGTTGGGCAAGATATTTTTGATCGCCTCGAGATTGGTAGCGAGCCAGACCTGCTTTTCCAAGGATTGATAGTAGCAGTATTTGTACTAACACTCTTCGTAATCCTAGATAACCGTGTCTTGAAGTCACTCTTTAATAAATTTCTATTACCAAAACTATCTGAGAAAAGTAGGCGAGAGTTTCAGCTGCTTGATATATCTATGAAAGATCGATTGATTCTGCTGCTTAGATATGCGATTGCATGGGGTATCTATTCTATCAGCTTCTACTTCATCTTGAAGGCAGTTGGTGTTGAAAGTAACTACGTTGCAGCTATTTCGGCTAATGCGATGGCGTGGGCACTCGGATATATGTCAGTAATTACACCGAGTGGGGCAGGTGTTAGAGAGACTGTGATGATATTTCTACTGACAGCATCAGTTGGACTCTCGGGATCAGCCTCTGTTATAATCGCCGTACTTGCAAGGATAGTTTTCATATCTGGAGAAGTATTAGGATTCCTTGCATTCTTTGTAACTAAGTTTCTGGTAGAAAGGCTACCAAATGGCAGAGCAAAATAA
- a CDS encoding M48 family metalloprotease: protein MNRINKYFRTMLLLIVLTLFVLYVGDRLAGVTGAAFIFTMMALLNFLAYYHSDKLAVKMVKAKPLPRRKYENVYQDVEEMCRKMELPMPELFHYKEKSPNAFATGRNPENAIIVLTDGLLKVLTRQEVKAVISHELGHVKNRDVIISITAALLVFAVTIVTRLTLFFGILGSIRNPVEQAFRAILMLLLAPIVAIVIQMAISRTREFSADATAARYMGTGKPLISALQKLEKIVEQEKKKKAREKAKKSAAQKQVDLTLNHMYAVSTAEEGFWTKVMSTHPPLSERIENLEALTKKLENQ from the coding sequence ATGAACCGCATCAACAAATATTTCCGCACAATGCTGCTCCTAATTGTCCTCACCCTTTTCGTTCTCTATGTAGGTGATAGACTGGCAGGAGTTACCGGCGCTGCATTTATATTCACAATGATGGCGCTGCTGAACTTCCTCGCCTACTACCATAGCGATAAGCTTGCTGTGAAGATGGTTAAGGCCAAGCCACTCCCGAGAAGGAAATATGAAAACGTCTATCAAGACGTGGAGGAGATGTGTCGCAAAATGGAACTACCAATGCCCGAGCTATTTCATTACAAGGAGAAGTCTCCAAATGCATTCGCAACCGGTCGAAATCCAGAGAATGCAATTATCGTCCTAACAGATGGCCTGCTCAAAGTACTCACAAGACAAGAGGTGAAAGCTGTTATATCTCACGAGCTTGGACATGTGAAAAATCGCGATGTAATTATCTCAATAACGGCAGCACTACTAGTCTTTGCCGTGACAATTGTAACGAGGCTCACACTATTTTTCGGGATTCTTGGGTCGATTCGAAATCCCGTAGAGCAGGCTTTTAGGGCAATTCTCATGCTGCTGCTGGCTCCAATTGTGGCAATAGTAATCCAGATGGCAATCTCAAGGACACGCGAGTTCTCTGCAGATGCTACTGCTGCTCGCTACATGGGCACAGGCAAGCCACTGATCAGCGCATTGCAGAAGCTTGAAAAGATCGTCGAGCAGGAGAAAAAGAAAAAGGCTAGGGAAAAAGCCAAAAAATCAGCAGCGCAGAAGCAGGTAGATCTCACGCTTAATCACATGTATGCTGTATCTACAGCCGAAGAGGGGTTCTGGACGAAAGTTATGTCCACACATCCGCCACTGTCTGAGAGGATCGAGAATCTAGAAGCGCTTACTAAGAAGCTGGAAAATCAATAG
- a CDS encoding YraN family protein, with the protein MKSVGDRYEDFAVQYLTEREVKILDRNFRTRSGEIDIIGEKKGRVYFFEVRYRSRNSIQSATESISGLKLSRLWSTISVWLNQSKYDESSVGGVYAFLIDGVGGSQQSKNIVKIVEIGV; encoded by the coding sequence ATGAAGTCGGTAGGGGATCGCTATGAGGATTTCGCAGTTCAATATCTGACAGAACGTGAGGTAAAAATTCTGGATAGAAATTTCCGCACTAGATCTGGTGAAATCGATATCATAGGCGAGAAAAAGGGACGAGTATATTTTTTCGAAGTGCGATATAGATCAAGAAATTCCATTCAAAGTGCCACAGAATCAATCAGCGGCTTAAAGCTGTCGAGGCTATGGAGTACCATATCGGTATGGCTCAACCAGAGTAAATATGATGAGTCATCTGTGGGTGGTGTGTATGCTTTCCTGATAGATGGGGTAGGCGGTTCCCAGCAGTCAAAAAATATTGTAAAAATAGTAGAAATCGGAGTATAA
- a CDS encoding DUF2207 domain-containing protein, whose protein sequence is MFQIINRRNWSRSIRLLFVATLFALSAISPNVASAQDPLTVPESSLWEIQNFRADIQVTDRDRIEVKETIDAYFFVERHGIFRTIPYKYDDDRGDLKIDVAQVTNGEGVPIPYTVTNIGDYIEIKIGDPDEFVIAEQRYVIEYDVRNVIGYFEEHDELYWNATGNEWPVPIAMAEAVVKGPENLPEESFDEIQARCYTGGYASTEQECEYARQGLNTAFRSNRELDIREGLTVVVGYPKGFIQEPTFIERYWLLFVANLGACLPFIVFPITFLLWRKYGKDPKGRGTIMPQYEPPEGLLPAEVGVIYDNSSDMRDISATVIDLAIRGYIQIEELPKKALSKQDYAFHLLKTDLSELKEYEINILTGIFGTAVAEGEVVKLNSLKEKFYQTAQEVNEALYTQLTSGGYYTRKPKSLTAVMITLGTLIGLGSIFLLSVLAPIGGYLTFCGLLLSGVAFLAIAPWMSQRTAKGTEIEEHIKGLKMYLEIAEEDRIKTLQGPDSEYVTDRKAPKRDVKLFEKLLPYAMVLKVEKAWADKFKDIYKEPPDWYSGSNMSTFNTIYLMNSLSNAATSMNSTFTSTPRSSGSGFSSGGGFSGGGSGGGGGGSW, encoded by the coding sequence ATGTTCCAAATAATTAATCGTCGAAATTGGAGTCGGTCAATCAGGCTGCTCTTTGTGGCCACTCTCTTTGCGCTTTCAGCGATTTCTCCAAATGTAGCTTCCGCGCAGGATCCACTTACAGTGCCAGAGTCGTCGCTCTGGGAGATTCAAAACTTTAGAGCTGATATTCAGGTAACTGATCGCGATCGAATAGAAGTAAAAGAGACCATTGACGCATACTTTTTCGTCGAGCGCCACGGCATTTTCCGTACAATTCCTTACAAATATGATGATGACCGAGGCGATCTTAAAATTGATGTAGCGCAAGTAACGAATGGCGAGGGGGTACCAATTCCATACACTGTCACGAATATTGGTGACTATATAGAGATAAAGATTGGCGACCCAGATGAATTCGTAATTGCAGAGCAGCGCTATGTAATCGAGTACGATGTCAGGAATGTCATTGGCTATTTTGAAGAGCATGACGAGCTTTACTGGAACGCCACTGGCAATGAATGGCCAGTCCCTATTGCTATGGCTGAGGCTGTGGTTAAAGGCCCAGAAAATCTTCCAGAGGAAAGCTTCGACGAAATCCAGGCTCGCTGCTATACGGGAGGGTATGCATCCACAGAGCAAGAGTGCGAGTATGCACGACAGGGTCTCAACACAGCATTTAGAAGCAACAGAGAGCTAGATATACGCGAGGGTCTTACAGTAGTAGTTGGCTATCCGAAAGGTTTTATCCAGGAGCCGACATTTATCGAGCGATACTGGTTGCTCTTCGTGGCAAACCTTGGTGCCTGCCTGCCATTTATTGTCTTCCCTATCACCTTTCTACTTTGGCGAAAATATGGCAAAGATCCGAAAGGACGAGGCACAATTATGCCGCAATATGAGCCACCAGAAGGATTGTTACCGGCAGAAGTGGGTGTGATCTATGACAACAGCTCGGACATGCGTGATATCTCGGCAACAGTGATAGACTTGGCCATCCGTGGCTACATCCAAATCGAAGAGCTACCTAAGAAAGCGCTCAGCAAACAGGACTATGCTTTCCACCTTTTGAAAACTGACTTAAGCGAGTTGAAGGAGTATGAGATCAATATATTGACCGGAATCTTTGGGACTGCAGTGGCCGAGGGCGAGGTAGTCAAGCTAAACTCGCTTAAGGAGAAGTTTTATCAAACTGCGCAAGAGGTAAATGAAGCACTTTACACACAACTAACCAGCGGTGGCTACTACACCAGGAAGCCGAAGAGCTTGACGGCTGTGATGATTACATTGGGAACACTTATTGGGCTAGGCTCTATCTTCCTGCTGAGCGTGCTCGCACCAATTGGCGGCTATCTCACTTTCTGCGGATTGCTACTTTCCGGTGTTGCTTTTCTAGCCATTGCCCCATGGATGTCTCAAAGGACTGCCAAAGGCACTGAGATTGAAGAGCATATCAAAGGGCTCAAGATGTACCTTGAGATTGCAGAGGAGGATCGGATCAAGACCTTGCAGGGACCTGATAGCGAGTATGTAACTGATCGAAAGGCTCCAAAACGTGATGTGAAGCTGTTCGAGAAATTGCTGCCATATGCGATGGTGTTGAAAGTAGAGAAGGCGTGGGCAGATAAGTTTAAGGATATATATAAGGAGCCGCCAGACTGGTACTCAGGAAGCAATATGTCTACATTCAACACTATCTATCTTATGAACTCGCTATCTAATGCCGCAACTAGCATGAATAGCACTTTCACATCCACTCCTAGGTCATCAGGAAGCGGATTCAGCAGTGGAGGTGGTTTTAGCGGTGGTGGAAGTGGTGGTGGAGGCGGAGGAAGCTGGTAA